Proteins from a genomic interval of Enterococcus faecium:
- a CDS encoding LrgB family protein, with protein sequence MTEFFVNPLFGLSLTLGVYVLSDKFLRKYKLPVLNPLVLSIVVIILFLHFSGISYKDYNIGGNFLTMLITPATVALAIPLYKNFRLLKENFYPVMAAILAGIVANCLVSVGFGYFFSLHKEMVISLLPKSVTTAISVDLSHTMGGVNAVTLAIVVSTGIFGSLIATHIFRLFKIESPVARGVALGSTSHAIGTAKAIEIGEIEGIISGLAICVNGILTVLLLPLFFQPFAGLF encoded by the coding sequence TTGACTGAGTTTTTTGTGAATCCACTATTTGGCTTAAGTTTGACTTTAGGAGTGTATGTATTATCTGATAAATTTTTGCGGAAATATAAACTGCCTGTTTTGAATCCTCTCGTATTATCGATTGTTGTTATTATCTTATTTTTGCATTTTTCTGGGATCAGCTATAAAGACTATAATATCGGGGGCAATTTTTTGACTATGCTGATTACTCCTGCGACAGTGGCACTTGCCATCCCTCTTTATAAAAACTTCCGTTTACTGAAAGAGAATTTTTATCCTGTAATGGCTGCGATTTTAGCAGGAATAGTCGCAAATTGCTTGGTTAGTGTAGGGTTCGGTTACTTCTTCTCTCTTCATAAAGAGATGGTGATCTCATTACTACCTAAATCTGTAACGACGGCTATTTCTGTCGATTTATCTCATACGATGGGCGGGGTGAATGCCGTGACACTTGCTATTGTTGTCTCTACAGGTATTTTTGGTTCGCTGATCGCCACTCATATTTTCCGCCTATTCAAGATCGAAAGTCCAGTTGCTCGCGGTGTGGCGTTAGGAAGTACTTCTCATGCTATCGGTACAGCAAAAGCAATCGAGATTGGCGAAATAGAAGGAATCATTTCCGGACTTGCGATATGCGTAAATGGGATATTGACCGTTTTGTTGCTGCCGTTATTCTTTCAGCCTTTTGCTGGCTTGTTTTGA
- the rpsD gene encoding 30S ribosomal protein S4, producing MSRYTGPSWKISRRLGISLSGTGKELARRPYAPGQHGPNSRGKQSEYGMQLTEKQKLRHMYGMNERQFRNLFVKASKIKEGKHGVNFMILLEQRLDNVVYRLGLATTRRQARQLVNHGHILVDGKRVDIPSYHVEVGQVISVREKSQNIVTVKEAVEATVGRPAFVSFDAEKLEGSLTRLPERDELYPEIDEALVVEYYNQSL from the coding sequence ATGTCTCGTTATACAGGACCATCATGGAAAATTTCTCGTCGCTTAGGCATCTCATTGTCAGGCACAGGAAAAGAATTAGCACGTCGCCCTTACGCACCAGGTCAACATGGACCTAACAGCCGTGGCAAACAATCAGAATACGGCATGCAATTAACTGAAAAACAAAAACTTCGTCACATGTACGGAATGAACGAACGTCAATTCCGTAACTTGTTCGTAAAAGCTAGCAAAATCAAAGAAGGTAAACATGGTGTTAACTTCATGATCTTACTAGAACAACGTTTAGACAATGTTGTTTACCGTTTAGGACTTGCAACGACTCGTCGTCAAGCACGTCAATTAGTTAACCATGGTCACATTTTAGTTGATGGCAAACGCGTTGATATCCCTTCATACCACGTAGAAGTGGGTCAAGTGATCTCAGTTCGTGAAAAATCACAAAACATCGTAACAGTAAAAGAAGCTGTAGAAGCAACTGTTGGACGCCCAGCATTCGTAAGCTTTGACGCTGAAAAATTGGAAGGTTCATTGACTCGTTTACCAGAACGTGACGAACTATATCCAGAAATCGACGAAGCTCTTGTCGTTGAATACTACAACCAAAGCTTATAA
- a CDS encoding DNA alkylation repair protein translates to MEVLVFPKNEEKALQMEKYMKNLFSFAGVPKPERALLQQPLLDESKNLSISEVLAFVYYYYEQIEREYQYVAIDLVQKNIKRLTFEDLVVLLPLVQKKEWWDSIDSWRKVYSTWCKAYPEQREEVFQLFEKKEDFWLRRIAITLQLGYKQQTDTGLLIRAIDEDRQTKEFFIQKAIGWALRDYSKTDADWVKRQLTTDLSKLAVREVSKYL, encoded by the coding sequence ATGGAAGTTTTAGTTTTTCCAAAAAATGAGGAAAAAGCGTTACAAATGGAAAAGTACATGAAAAATCTTTTTTCCTTTGCTGGAGTACCTAAGCCGGAACGCGCTCTTTTACAACAACCGTTACTGGATGAGAGCAAAAATTTATCTATTTCTGAAGTTTTAGCTTTTGTTTATTATTATTATGAACAAATCGAAAGAGAGTATCAGTATGTAGCGATCGATTTAGTCCAGAAAAACATCAAACGGCTTACATTTGAAGACTTAGTCGTATTGTTGCCACTAGTTCAGAAAAAAGAATGGTGGGACAGCATCGACTCTTGGAGAAAAGTATACAGCACATGGTGTAAAGCCTACCCAGAGCAGCGTGAAGAAGTCTTTCAATTGTTTGAAAAAAAGGAAGATTTTTGGCTACGTCGAATAGCAATCACGTTGCAATTAGGTTATAAACAGCAAACAGACACAGGACTATTGATCCGAGCAATAGACGAAGATCGTCAAACAAAGGAATTCTTTATCCAAAAAGCAATTGGTTGGGCATTACGCGATTACAGTAAGACCGATGCCGATTGGGTAAAAAGACAGCTGACAACAGATTTGAGTAAGTT
- a CDS encoding biotin transporter BioY, giving the protein MNRTLKELILAAEFAAIISVLSQMTIPFGLVPLTGQTFAIGLTATFLGRKLGLISVVVYLLLGLIGLPVFSGMTGGIAVLFGPTGGYLIGFLLQTWITGWMIERTDAHYLYAIFANLMGSLAALICGTIWLKISGDLTFTTAFASGLLPFLLPEAIKATGAAYIGILMKKRLNRFLHTN; this is encoded by the coding sequence ATGAACCGAACATTGAAAGAATTAATACTTGCTGCGGAATTTGCCGCGATTATTTCTGTCCTTTCTCAGATGACCATTCCTTTTGGCTTGGTTCCTTTGACGGGGCAAACATTTGCTATTGGATTAACAGCAACTTTTCTCGGAAGAAAACTAGGATTGATATCTGTTGTAGTTTATCTTTTACTTGGCTTGATTGGTCTTCCTGTATTTTCAGGGATGACTGGAGGTATAGCTGTTTTATTTGGGCCAACTGGCGGATATTTGATTGGATTTCTCTTACAAACGTGGATAACTGGTTGGATGATCGAAAGAACGGATGCTCATTACTTATATGCAATCTTTGCCAATCTAATGGGCTCTCTTGCTGCATTGATCTGCGGAACGATCTGGCTGAAAATAAGTGGTGATCTTACTTTTACAACTGCATTTGCCAGTGGACTACTGCCGTTTTTACTGCCGGAAGCAATCAAGGCAACTGGAGCAGCTTATATCGGTATCTTGATGAAAAAACGGCTAAATCGATTTCTTCATACAAATTAA
- a CDS encoding helix-turn-helix domain-containing protein, giving the protein MRKPLFYATITKTFEHKKGGKDVYLSSEYLKQFDKDLYYKILLLESFEDQAWHTAAQLAQVVQLDARSVSKYLNELSKNYQQFSGKTHPLFTKNHRSGYNFYDTLDSIEHERFLIYLVQSTLKFQLLHDIFFEEFHTMYQFAQKHYISESTAHRKINEWKQQLQTYGIRLQRGTYIAQGEEEIIRLYLHMTFWQLFRGKIWPFETISQMDVKNMAEHIMAFFNVRLNEIKKRRLEYMLGAFFLRKSQKHYVVLNEKKRRLISDNLLFQRFCQVMEPVFPNYFQVEDELGALFLVLMTREEYYSDPKIRKKIFDFHQQAKTPPFTALSEAKAALSLYQEEQGLPAENLTFEAENYLFSSHFFAYLFPNAKETIDGNSSDFINHLVIENKELKQWLVHFFESRHKHPNHLAFKNHAFLMGRYLTVFKTLGAFTPQLPKITILLMTDFPLFEEQLLEEGLRTFFRNEYQLIFLPTDYRGREVDLLISTSKVHRKPWADLDYFIVTEELKLIDYIQLSQKFEMIQKKNY; this is encoded by the coding sequence ATGCGAAAACCACTATTTTATGCTACAATAACCAAAACGTTCGAGCATAAAAAAGGAGGGAAAGACGTGTATTTGTCTTCCGAGTATCTTAAACAATTTGATAAAGATCTATATTATAAGATTCTCCTCCTAGAAAGTTTTGAGGATCAAGCTTGGCATACCGCTGCACAATTAGCGCAAGTTGTTCAGCTGGATGCCCGCAGCGTGTCGAAATACCTGAACGAGCTGTCTAAAAACTATCAGCAGTTTAGCGGTAAGACACACCCTTTGTTTACAAAAAATCACCGTTCTGGTTATAACTTTTATGATACGCTCGATTCAATTGAACATGAGCGTTTTTTGATCTATCTCGTGCAAAGTACGCTGAAATTCCAGTTGCTGCACGACATTTTTTTTGAAGAATTCCATACAATGTACCAATTTGCGCAAAAGCATTACATTAGTGAATCTACTGCTCATCGAAAAATCAATGAATGGAAACAGCAACTGCAAACTTACGGAATTCGGCTGCAACGAGGTACATATATCGCTCAAGGCGAAGAAGAAATCATTCGACTTTACTTGCATATGACATTCTGGCAGTTGTTTCGAGGGAAAATCTGGCCATTTGAAACGATTTCTCAAATGGACGTAAAGAATATGGCAGAACATATCATGGCTTTTTTTAATGTTCGTCTGAACGAGATCAAAAAAAGACGATTGGAATACATGCTAGGTGCCTTTTTTTTAAGAAAATCACAGAAGCATTATGTTGTATTGAATGAGAAAAAAAGACGGCTGATTTCTGACAATCTGTTGTTCCAGCGATTTTGCCAAGTCATGGAGCCGGTATTTCCTAATTATTTTCAAGTAGAAGACGAGTTAGGCGCATTATTTCTTGTACTGATGACTCGTGAAGAATATTATAGTGATCCTAAGATACGGAAGAAAATTTTTGATTTTCATCAACAAGCAAAAACACCGCCCTTTACAGCCCTTTCAGAAGCAAAAGCCGCTCTTTCTCTTTATCAGGAAGAGCAGGGGCTGCCAGCAGAAAATCTAACCTTCGAGGCAGAAAACTATTTATTCAGCAGTCATTTTTTCGCCTATCTTTTTCCTAATGCGAAAGAAACGATTGATGGCAATAGTAGTGATTTTATTAATCATTTAGTTATTGAAAACAAGGAATTGAAACAATGGCTCGTACATTTTTTTGAAAGTAGACACAAACATCCCAATCATCTGGCATTTAAAAATCATGCGTTTTTGATGGGTCGGTATCTGACTGTGTTTAAAACATTAGGAGCCTTTACTCCACAGCTTCCAAAGATCACGATCCTTTTAATGACAGATTTCCCATTATTTGAAGAGCAACTGTTAGAGGAGGGATTACGGACATTTTTCCGTAATGAGTATCAGCTGATTTTTCTGCCAACAGATTATCGGGGGAGAGAAGTTGATCTTCTGATTTCGACAAGTAAAGTCCACCGCAAACCATGGGCGGATCTTGACTATTTTATTGTGACCGAAGAACTAAAATTAATTGATTACATCCAACTATCTCAAAAATTTGAAATGATTCAAAAAAAAAACTATTAA
- a CDS encoding QueT transporter family protein produces the protein MEKNNTRSAKRWTTTDVTRMALVTGLYVAVTLVLSVFSFGVIQIRLSEMFNYLSLYNKRYIVAVTAGVALANMASPLGLIDVVVGSVSTLLVLLINYKITSRIKNMKIKMAVTACVFAFSMFTVAGQLTILYQLPFFLNWWVIALGELASMIVGGIIIYWIGKKVDLSK, from the coding sequence ATGGAAAAAAATAATACCCGTTCAGCCAAACGCTGGACAACGACAGATGTGACTCGGATGGCGCTAGTCACTGGTTTATATGTGGCAGTGACGCTGGTTTTGTCTGTCTTTAGCTTTGGAGTGATTCAGATTCGTCTCTCGGAGATGTTCAACTATCTGTCCTTGTATAACAAAAGATACATCGTCGCGGTAACAGCGGGAGTAGCTTTGGCTAATATGGCTTCTCCTCTTGGACTGATAGATGTTGTAGTAGGAAGCGTCAGCACGCTGCTTGTATTGCTTATCAACTATAAAATCACTAGTCGCATCAAAAACATGAAAATCAAAATGGCTGTGACAGCATGCGTATTTGCTTTTTCCATGTTTACAGTAGCTGGTCAGCTAACGATTTTATATCAACTACCTTTTTTCTTGAATTGGTGGGTGATTGCTTTAGGAGAATTGGCATCAATGATTGTCGGTGGGATAATTATTTATTGGATCGGTAAAAAAGTGGATTTGTCAAAATAA
- a CDS encoding DUF2829 domain-containing protein yields MTFEEILPELKKGAKIIRKGWSGFELYVVLVSDDEFDGCPVTPYLLIKTSDEGFSSFAPTVCDILADDWAIVE; encoded by the coding sequence ATGACATTTGAAGAAATTTTACCAGAATTGAAAAAAGGTGCAAAGATTATTCGTAAAGGATGGAGTGGATTTGAACTTTATGTTGTTCTCGTATCCGATGATGAATTTGATGGCTGTCCAGTGACACCTTACTTATTGATCAAAACAAGTGACGAAGGTTTTTCCAGCTTCGCTCCTACAGTTTGTGATATTTTAGCAGATGATTGGGCGATCGTAGAATGA
- a CDS encoding 3-oxoacyl-ACP reductase: MKNQYPDLAKQVVFITGAASGIGAAQARAFLEQDAFVFGLDQKFGKMEELSLRFPETFAYALGDVRQMKELQQAVSKCQDRFGEVTILLNTSGILDAYKPLMETDESLWDLIYETNVKSMYQLTKIILPDMIRRKSGTIINMASIAGLVAGGGGIAYTSAKHAIVGFTKQLALDYAGQGIRVKGIAPGAIQTPMNAADFEGKGEMAEWVANETPVKRWAQPEEVAELTLFLASPQASYIQGTIIPIDGGWLLK; this comes from the coding sequence ATGAAAAACCAGTATCCAGATCTAGCTAAACAGGTTGTATTTATCACAGGAGCTGCTTCTGGAATTGGTGCTGCGCAAGCCCGAGCGTTTCTTGAACAAGATGCTTTTGTATTTGGATTAGATCAAAAGTTCGGTAAAATGGAAGAACTCTCTTTGCGATTTCCTGAAACTTTTGCCTACGCACTAGGTGATGTTCGACAAATGAAAGAACTCCAACAAGCGGTATCGAAATGCCAGGATCGTTTTGGTGAAGTTACGATTTTACTGAATACATCGGGGATATTGGATGCCTACAAACCATTGATGGAAACTGACGAATCGCTGTGGGATCTTATTTATGAGACGAATGTGAAAAGCATGTATCAGCTGACAAAAATCATCCTTCCTGATATGATCCGCCGAAAAAGCGGAACAATCATCAACATGGCTTCGATTGCGGGTTTGGTTGCTGGCGGAGGTGGGATCGCTTATACAAGTGCGAAACATGCAATCGTCGGATTTACCAAACAACTCGCTCTGGATTACGCAGGACAGGGTATCCGAGTAAAAGGAATTGCTCCAGGAGCCATCCAAACACCAATGAATGCGGCTGATTTTGAAGGGAAAGGTGAGATGGCTGAGTGGGTCGCAAATGAAACACCAGTCAAGCGATGGGCACAGCCGGAAGAAGTAGCTGAGCTGACGTTATTTCTTGCCTCTCCTCAAGCAAGCTACATACAAGGAACGATCATCCCAATCGATGGCGGATGGTTGTTAAAATAA
- a CDS encoding MIP/aquaporin family protein — protein sequence MDYSLMTRLAAEMIGTALLIVLGNGAVANVDLKGTKGYGSDWMLIAVGYGFGVMMPAMIFGGISGNHINPAFTIALASNGLFPWAEVVPYIIAQLIGAAIGQLIVVACYKPYYDQTEDVNHVLGTFSTINSVGSKFNGFVNEFFGSFVLFFGALGITKAPFFQDNLGTAHLALGFLVWTLVASLGGPTGPGLNPARDFAPRLVHALLPLKHKGSSQWGYAWVPVVAPICAGVVAVFLYKLLFMA from the coding sequence ATGGATTACTCACTAATGACCCGTCTTGCGGCGGAAATGATTGGTACAGCATTACTAATCGTTCTAGGTAACGGTGCTGTAGCAAACGTAGATTTAAAAGGTACAAAAGGATATGGCAGTGACTGGATGCTGATTGCTGTCGGGTATGGATTCGGGGTTATGATGCCAGCAATGATTTTTGGTGGAATCAGCGGTAACCACATCAACCCAGCATTTACAATTGCTTTAGCATCTAATGGTCTATTCCCTTGGGCTGAAGTTGTTCCTTATATCATTGCACAATTGATTGGTGCAGCGATTGGACAATTGATCGTAGTAGCTTGTTACAAACCTTACTACGACCAAACAGAAGACGTGAACCATGTGTTAGGTACATTCTCAACAATCAACAGCGTTGGTTCTAAATTCAATGGTTTCGTCAATGAATTCTTTGGTTCATTCGTTTTATTCTTTGGTGCCTTAGGTATTACAAAAGCACCATTCTTCCAAGATAATCTTGGTACAGCTCACTTAGCACTCGGTTTCCTTGTATGGACATTAGTTGCTTCACTTGGTGGTCCTACAGGTCCTGGACTAAACCCAGCCCGCGACTTTGCTCCACGTCTTGTACACGCACTTCTTCCATTGAAACATAAAGGTTCTTCTCAATGGGGATATGCATGGGTACCAGTTGTAGCACCTATCTGTGCTGGTGTCGTAGCAGTATTCTTATATAAATTATTATTTATGGCTTAA
- a CDS encoding CidA/LrgA family protein, whose protein sequence is MKFFQEFFIIIFFSVLGEGIRIFAHLPIPGSILGILFLFLAFEMHLVDPEKIGATGDFLLNNLAILFVPAGVGLLEYFDDIASIWPVLLGAVVVCSIVTMVAAGKTAEGVEALLGYVRKKKAGRVSVNEMEENQID, encoded by the coding sequence ATGAAATTTTTTCAAGAGTTTTTCATTATTATTTTCTTTTCTGTATTAGGAGAAGGCATACGGATTTTTGCTCATTTACCTATTCCTGGAAGTATCTTAGGTATTCTTTTTTTATTTTTAGCATTTGAAATGCATCTTGTTGATCCTGAAAAAATCGGAGCAACTGGTGATTTTTTATTGAATAATCTAGCTATTTTATTTGTTCCTGCTGGTGTAGGTTTATTGGAATATTTTGATGATATTGCTTCGATATGGCCTGTTTTACTGGGAGCAGTCGTCGTGTGTTCCATCGTCACGATGGTTGCAGCGGGAAAAACGGCAGAAGGTGTAGAAGCTTTGCTGGGCTATGTCCGTAAGAAAAAAGCAGGAAGGGTATCTGTAAACGAAATGGAGGAAAATCAAATTGACTGA
- a CDS encoding formate/nitrite transporter family protein has protein sequence MRGYVQMEKSEGSLRRKSMNPVSPLFEKIDASIEKKANLFENSFSRYAVRAVLACLFLTLGTAVAFAIAMKGEDIAHGLGKILYAFMFSWGLVMILYMNAELGTSNMLYMTVGVFRQRLALSKAAKILFACIFFNMIGGILCGFLISMTTPFQDLTLDNFMLESIAVKLAKPAATILVEGMFANIVVNTAVLISMRMKEDAGKVITVVFIIFIFAFLGYEHVIANFPAFTLAYFASQGQTDGMTVSNVLHNLFFALAGNYIGGGLVMGLGYAWLNQSKSSYVD, from the coding sequence ATGAGAGGGTATGTGCAAATGGAAAAAAGCGAAGGAAGTTTAAGGAGAAAATCAATGAATCCGGTATCACCATTATTTGAGAAAATCGATGCTTCAATTGAAAAGAAGGCGAATCTTTTTGAAAACAGCTTTTCACGTTACGCTGTTCGAGCGGTTCTCGCCTGTTTGTTTTTGACTTTAGGAACGGCTGTGGCATTTGCAATCGCGATGAAGGGGGAAGATATCGCGCATGGTCTAGGAAAGATTTTATACGCATTTATGTTCAGCTGGGGTCTGGTCATGATTCTATACATGAACGCTGAATTAGGAACATCGAATATGCTTTATATGACCGTGGGTGTTTTTCGGCAGAGACTTGCTTTAAGTAAGGCAGCCAAGATTCTATTTGCCTGTATTTTTTTCAATATGATTGGCGGTATATTATGTGGATTTCTTATTTCTATGACTACGCCATTTCAAGATTTAACGTTGGACAACTTTATGTTAGAATCAATAGCAGTAAAACTAGCAAAACCTGCAGCAACGATTTTGGTGGAAGGGATGTTTGCGAATATCGTTGTCAATACCGCTGTACTGATCAGCATGCGGATGAAAGAGGATGCCGGGAAAGTGATCACAGTCGTATTCATCATTTTCATTTTTGCTTTTTTAGGATATGAACACGTGATAGCGAATTTTCCTGCCTTTACGCTTGCTTACTTTGCTTCTCAAGGACAGACGGATGGAATGACAGTCAGCAATGTGTTACATAATTTGTTTTTTGCTTTGGCAGGAAATTATATTGGTGGCGGTTTAGTAATGGGACTGGGATATGCTTGGCTGAATCAGTCAAAATCATCCTATGTGGACTAA